A stretch of the Poseidonibacter parvus genome encodes the following:
- a CDS encoding HlyD family efflux transporter periplasmic adaptor subunit: MKKYLLLLITPLIVFAQSYMAKVEPYDSFTIYAQTSGQITTLDKNDETKVVSKTIIKLDSSLEEKELAIYNKQLSLYKKKLSILNASYKKYITIRGKSQSDKDDKLYDLIELQISIESLKLDIKTIQDTLKKKTIAVKNKYIKQFNVNLGDYVTAGTELASAYDISKSKAIVYISDDDYSDIENKKVLINGKEGLAKIEKVDKTLDETFVSAHKVTITLDDNNFGKVLKVEFVK; the protein is encoded by the coding sequence ATGAAAAAATATTTACTTTTACTAATAACACCACTAATAGTTTTTGCACAATCATATATGGCAAAAGTTGAGCCTTATGATAGCTTTACAATATATGCACAAACATCAGGACAAATTACAACTCTTGATAAAAATGATGAAACGAAAGTTGTAAGTAAAACAATTATCAAGCTTGATTCATCTTTAGAAGAAAAAGAATTAGCAATTTATAATAAGCAACTAAGTTTATATAAAAAGAAGCTAAGTATTCTAAATGCTAGTTATAAAAAATATATAACTATTAGAGGTAAAAGTCAGTCTGATAAAGATGATAAATTATATGATTTAATTGAACTTCAAATTTCTATTGAATCATTAAAATTAGATATTAAAACTATTCAAGACACTTTAAAGAAAAAAACTATTGCAGTTAAGAATAAATATATAAAGCAGTTTAACGTTAATCTTGGAGATTATGTAACAGCAGGTACTGAACTTGCAAGTGCTTATGATATTAGTAAATCAAAAGCTATCGTTTATATAAGTGATGATGATTACAGTGATATTGAAAATAAAAAAGTACTAATTAATGGAAAAGAAGGTTTAGCAAAGATTGAAAAAGTAGATAAAACTTTAGATGAAACTTTTGTATCAGCACATAAAGTTACTATTACTTTAGATGATAATAATTTTGGAAAAGTTTTAAAAGTGGAGTTTGTAAAATGA
- a CDS encoding TolC family protein — translation MKQLSKLTLLSLIPLLAFSSEQTSQVLSDTKQEIIELKQKQIEQKEQYNKYDWLSDINLNGSIKKDQDSDTTRDFNLSISQDIYKFGGITSQIDYAKQLKKMESLSLSISTKEDLDTIFSTLLDAKINEINLEQNKLNVLNSEIDIRSKKSEYKAGELGISDLNDAIMTKNTLSDTQKELALAKLVNINTIKKYTSKNYKNIEIPSVKLMSKEIYLQNATSINYIKVENEVNNSLYEIKKSDYLPSLAVTGQYGYQDSSTIDGDDYYNYGLNLSMPLSYTSSNDIEQTRLDYLISKKELNDEKVSSETTYDEKVLTIKSYEERILLAQNDIKLYDELLEVNEEEYKAGYKTIDDVDTIRNSKMIRALDIKLYKLNIQKQILELYFNI, via the coding sequence ATGAAACAATTATCAAAATTAACACTATTGAGTTTAATTCCTCTACTTGCTTTTTCAAGTGAGCAAACAAGTCAAGTCTTATCAGATACAAAACAAGAGATAATTGAACTAAAGCAAAAACAAATTGAACAAAAAGAACAATATAATAAATATGATTGGCTTTCAGATATTAATTTAAATGGAAGTATAAAAAAAGATCAAGACTCGGATACTACAAGAGATTTTAACCTATCAATTTCTCAAGATATATATAAATTTGGAGGAATTACTTCACAAATTGATTATGCAAAACAGTTAAAAAAAATGGAAAGTCTTAGCTTGAGTATTAGTACAAAAGAGGATTTAGATACTATTTTTTCTACTTTACTTGATGCAAAAATAAATGAAATTAATTTAGAACAAAATAAACTAAATGTTTTAAACAGCGAAATTGATATAAGAAGTAAAAAATCTGAATATAAAGCAGGCGAGCTTGGCATTAGTGATTTAAATGATGCCATCATGACAAAAAATACATTAAGTGATACTCAAAAAGAATTAGCTTTAGCAAAGTTAGTAAATATCAATACAATAAAAAAATACACAAGTAAAAACTATAAAAATATAGAAATACCAAGTGTAAAATTAATGAGTAAGGAAATATATTTACAAAATGCAACATCAATAAACTATATAAAAGTAGAAAATGAAGTGAATAATTCATTATATGAGATTAAAAAAAGTGATTATTTACCATCTTTAGCTGTTACAGGACAATATGGATATCAAGATAGCTCAACTATTGATGGTGATGATTATTATAATTATGGCTTAAATTTATCTATGCCCCTTAGTTACACTTCATCAAATGATATTGAGCAAACTAGACTTGATTACTTAATTAGTAAAAAAGAGTTAAATGATGAAAAAGTGAGTAGTGAAACTACTTATGATGAAAAAGTCTTAACTATTAAAAGTTATGAAGAGCGAATTTTATTGGCTCAAAATGATATTAAATTATATGACGAACTTTTAGAGGTAAATGAAGAAGAGTATAAAGCTGGGTACAAAACAATTGATGATGTTGATACAATTAGAAATTCTAAAATGATTCGAGCTTTAGATATAAAATTATATAAATTGAATATCCAAAAACAAATTTTAGAATTATATTTTAACATATAA
- a CDS encoding peroxiredoxin: MACDTSVKAREENVANEVSQNDNNTEVKKGKKMSSTMVQKQIPEFKMDAYDAKTGHYTTVSSEDYKGKWAVVCFYPADFTFVCPTEIAAMNAHYDEFQELGVEILAVSTDTKFSHKRFVETEPILEGLKLTIGADSTTEVSEKFGVLIEEEGMALRGRFLFNPEGICVAQEVQAPMVGRNVNEFLRQVRAWQHATATGEVCPAGWRPGKKTLPVNTDVEQMTGRVGDYITIEEILS; encoded by the coding sequence ATGGCATGCGATACAAGTGTTAAAGCTAGAGAAGAAAATGTTGCTAACGAAGTTAGTCAAAATGATAATAACACAGAAGTGAAAAAAGGAAAGAAAATGAGCTCAACAATGGTACAAAAACAAATCCCAGAATTTAAAATGGATGCATATGATGCAAAAACAGGTCACTACACAACAGTATCAAGTGAAGATTACAAAGGTAAATGGGCAGTAGTTTGTTTCTACCCAGCAGACTTTACATTTGTTTGTCCAACAGAGATTGCAGCTATGAATGCACACTATGATGAGTTCCAAGAACTTGGTGTTGAAATTTTAGCAGTATCAACAGATACTAAATTCTCTCACAAAAGATTTGTAGAAACTGAACCAATTTTAGAAGGTTTAAAACTTACTATTGGTGCTGATTCAACTACTGAAGTTAGTGAAAAATTTGGAGTATTAATTGAAGAAGAAGGAATGGCTTTAAGAGGTAGATTCTTATTCAATCCAGAAGGAATTTGTGTAGCACAGGAAGTTCAAGCACCAATGGTTGGAAGAAACGTAAATGAATTCTTAAGACAAGTTAGAGCTTGGCAACATGCAACTGCTACAGGTGAAGTTTGTCCTGCAGGTTGGAGACCAGGTAAAAAAACACTTCCAGTAAATACTGACGTAGAGCAAATGACTGGTAGAGTTGGTGATTATATTACTATTGAAGAAATTCTTTCTTAA
- a CDS encoding transposase — MRKSKYSKEFKDSTVQLILNDGESVVKVAKDLGLNTKTLYHWVTIYKKAHNIPIRDINSSSKESDNEELKRLRRENKILKQERDILKKAAAYFAKETL; from the coding sequence ATGAGAAAGAGTAAATACAGTAAAGAGTTCAAAGATTCCACAGTACAATTAATTTTAAATGATGGTGAAAGCGTTGTAAAAGTAGCAAAAGATTTAGGTTTAAATACAAAGACATTATATCATTGGGTTACTATATATAAAAAAGCTCATAATATACCAATACGAGATATAAATTCTTCTTCTAAAGAAAGTGATAATGAAGAACTAAAACGACTGAGACGTGAGAATAAAATACTAAAACAAGAAAGAGACATTTTAAAAAAGGCAGCAGCATACTTCGCAAAAGAAACTCTATAA
- a CDS encoding IS3 family transposase: MRYAWIFENKKSFSIKLMCKVVKVDLSSYYHWIKTGSVVKKVDKKLNELIEIIFLQGRNNYGTRRIRDKLKELYGLIISRRRISNIMKDLNLKVKMKRRYKNTTDSNHNLPIAPNILNRDFYASSPDQKYVGDITYIPTGEGWLYLATVIDLYSRKVVGWSMDDTMKVSLVNDALSMAILHRNPPSGLIWHTDRGSQYASYSHKDLLLKNNITQSMSRKGNCWDNSVAESFFKSLKQELVYNTYFYTKKQAKKEIFEYIEFYYNRVRSHSYVGNLSPVKFEEKQNALQSEMVA; the protein is encoded by the coding sequence ATAAGGTATGCTTGGATATTTGAGAATAAAAAGAGTTTTAGCATTAAGCTTATGTGTAAAGTTGTTAAAGTAGATTTATCTTCTTATTACCATTGGATAAAAACAGGGTCTGTTGTAAAAAAAGTAGATAAAAAACTTAATGAATTAATTGAGATTATTTTTCTTCAAGGTAGGAATAACTACGGTACTCGTAGGATTAGAGATAAACTAAAAGAATTATATGGATTAATTATTTCAAGAAGACGTATTTCAAATATCATGAAAGATTTAAATCTAAAAGTTAAAATGAAAAGAAGATATAAAAATACAACTGATTCTAATCATAATCTGCCAATTGCACCTAATATCTTAAATAGAGACTTTTATGCTTCAAGTCCAGATCAAAAATATGTAGGGGATATTACTTACATTCCAACAGGTGAAGGCTGGTTATATTTAGCAACGGTAATTGACCTATACTCAAGAAAAGTAGTTGGCTGGAGCATGGATGATACGATGAAAGTATCATTGGTAAATGATGCATTAAGTATGGCAATACTTCATAGGAATCCACCTTCTGGACTCATTTGGCACACAGATAGAGGCTCACAATATGCTTCTTATAGCCATAAAGATTTATTATTAAAAAACAATATTACACAAAGTATGAGTCGAAAAGGCAATTGCTGGGACAATTCTGTTGCTGAGAGTTTTTTTAAATCATTGAAACAAGAATTAGTTTATAACACATATTTTTATACAAAGAAACAAGCTAAAAAAGAGATATTTGAATATATTGAATTTTATTATAATAGAGTTAGAAGTCATAGTTATGTAGGAAATTTATCTCCTGTTAAATTTGAAGAAAAACAAAATGCGTTACAAAGTGAAATGGTGGCTTAG
- a CDS encoding iron-containing alcohol dehydrogenase produces MSLIYDYSNPTAIHFGKGQIASIVKHINKDNKILVVYGGGSIKKNGVYDEVSKALNDFDWIEFSGVEANPSYETLSKAVELAKKEKVDFILGVGGGSVIDGSKYIAAAALYDEDGWAFLDGSAIIEKALPLGAVLTLPATGSESNGNAVVSKKSTNEKRFFGSPFVYPKFAVLDPSVMSTLSDRQLANGLVDAFVHTCEQYLTCPNTSLLHDGYAQTILKGLFTLANTWDNRKDPIWEENLMLLANQALNGFIGSGVAQDWATHMIGHELTAFYGVDHAQSLAVVQPSLLRVMIEQKSEKIAQMGENVFGIKNDNEAVIVAIEKMYQSVGVTTNLNDYESVDDKVIETIIPSLKAHGMTAIGENQNITLDICEKILKMAMK; encoded by the coding sequence ATGAGTTTAATTTACGATTATTCAAATCCAACAGCAATTCACTTTGGAAAAGGTCAAATTGCTTCAATAGTAAAACATATAAATAAAGACAATAAAATATTAGTAGTTTATGGTGGTGGTTCAATTAAAAAAAATGGAGTTTATGATGAAGTATCAAAAGCTTTAAATGATTTTGATTGGATAGAGTTTTCAGGAGTTGAAGCAAATCCAAGTTATGAAACTTTATCAAAAGCAGTAGAACTTGCAAAAAAAGAAAAAGTTGATTTTATCTTAGGTGTTGGTGGTGGCTCTGTTATTGATGGTTCAAAATATATAGCAGCAGCTGCACTTTATGATGAAGATGGATGGGCTTTTTTAGATGGAAGTGCAATTATAGAAAAAGCATTACCTCTTGGTGCTGTTTTAACACTACCTGCAACAGGAAGTGAATCAAATGGAAACGCTGTAGTTTCAAAAAAATCAACAAATGAAAAAAGATTTTTTGGTTCACCTTTTGTATACCCAAAATTTGCAGTCTTAGATCCAAGTGTAATGAGTACATTATCAGACAGACAACTTGCAAATGGACTAGTTGATGCATTCGTTCATACATGTGAACAATACTTAACATGTCCAAACACGTCTTTATTACATGATGGATATGCCCAAACTATCTTAAAAGGTTTATTTACTCTTGCAAATACTTGGGATAATAGAAAAGATCCAATTTGGGAAGAGAACTTAATGCTTCTTGCAAATCAAGCATTAAATGGTTTTATTGGTTCCGGAGTTGCACAAGATTGGGCAACACATATGATAGGACATGAATTAACTGCTTTTTATGGAGTTGACCATGCTCAAAGTTTAGCTGTTGTTCAACCATCATTATTAAGAGTAATGATTGAGCAAAAAAGTGAAAAAATAGCACAAATGGGTGAAAATGTTTTTGGAATTAAAAATGATAATGAAGCAGTTATTGTTGCAATTGAAAAAATGTACCAAAGTGTTGGCGTAACAACAAATCTAAACGATTACGAAAGTGTTGATGATAAAGTTATTGAAACTATCATTCCATCACTAAAAGCTCATGGAATGACTGCAATTGGTGAGAATCAAAATATCACTTTAGATATTTGTGAAAAAATTCTTAAAATGGCTATGAAATAA
- a CDS encoding AraC family transcriptional regulator codes for MDNRILKEANKLIKEDSLTRTNIKGVHLYKTTTFLPRTPLTYDFCLVFVLQGKKIGYLPNRRFEYDCNNYLVVPAALPFECETIASKEEPYICILIDIKKELMHDVISSLSKEDSKKCKLVQRAVFSDKVTMDLEDSIYRLLKALQSKEESAIIGDAILKEIYYRIAIGENSHFLHKMFLENKMEAKMTRTLKTIHNQYNEHLDISTLAKEEEMSVSSFHTHFKKVTTLSPLQYIKKIRLNKAKDLLTRQNFQVNETAYATGYESSSQFSKDFKSYYGYPPKEAKASFVII; via the coding sequence ATGGACAATAGAATATTAAAAGAAGCAAATAAACTTATAAAAGAAGATTCTCTAACAAGAACTAATATTAAAGGTGTGCATTTATATAAAACAACTACTTTTTTACCTAGAACTCCTTTAACTTACGATTTTTGTTTAGTTTTTGTACTACAAGGTAAAAAGATAGGTTATCTTCCCAATAGGAGGTTTGAGTATGACTGCAATAATTATCTTGTAGTACCAGCTGCACTTCCATTTGAGTGTGAAACAATTGCATCAAAAGAAGAACCTTATATATGTATTTTAATTGATATTAAAAAAGAACTTATGCATGATGTAATTTCATCTTTAAGTAAAGAAGATTCTAAAAAATGTAAGTTAGTACAAAGAGCTGTTTTTAGTGATAAAGTAACTATGGATTTAGAAGATTCAATTTACAGACTATTAAAAGCACTTCAATCAAAAGAAGAATCAGCAATTATAGGCGATGCAATTTTAAAAGAAATCTACTATAGAATTGCAATAGGAGAAAACTCTCACTTCTTACATAAAATGTTTTTAGAAAATAAAATGGAAGCAAAAATGACTAGAACATTAAAAACTATTCATAATCAATATAATGAACACTTAGATATTTCAACACTTGCTAAAGAAGAAGAAATGAGTGTATCCTCTTTTCATACACATTTTAAAAAAGTAACTACTCTTAGTCCCTTACAATATATTAAGAAAATTAGATTAAATAAGGCAAAAGATTTATTAACAAGGCAGAACTTTCAAGTAAATGAAACAGCCTATGCTACTGGATATGAGAGCTCATCACAGTTCTCTAAAGATTTTAAAAGTTATTATGGGTATCCACCAAAAGAAGCCAAAGCCTCTTTTGTGATTATCTAA
- a CDS encoding type 1 glutamine amidotransferase domain-containing protein, producing MNILIVLTSHDRLGDTDNKTGFWLEEFASPYYTLLDAGATITLASPKGGLPPLDPSSNAPDFQTQATKRFEADEQANKILANTIKLSSVKESDFDAVMYPGGHGPLWDLTNDEDSISLIEDFVKANKPVASVCHAPSVLLNVKLENGDYLVKGKKVTAFANTEEEAVQLQDIVPFLLEDELKQRGALYSKVEDWNSYSITDGKLITGQNPASSQAVAKELLKLLS from the coding sequence ATGAATATTCTTATAGTACTTACATCACATGATAGATTAGGCGACACAGATAATAAAACTGGATTTTGGTTAGAAGAGTTTGCATCTCCATATTACACATTATTAGATGCAGGAGCAACAATTACACTTGCAAGTCCAAAAGGTGGCTTACCACCTTTAGATCCTTCAAGTAATGCACCAGATTTTCAAACGCAAGCAACAAAAAGATTTGAAGCTGATGAGCAAGCAAACAAAATATTAGCAAATACGATTAAACTTTCAAGTGTAAAAGAAAGCGATTTTGATGCCGTTATGTATCCAGGAGGACATGGTCCTTTATGGGATTTAACTAACGATGAAGATTCTATTTCCTTAATTGAAGATTTTGTAAAAGCAAATAAACCAGTAGCTAGTGTATGTCATGCACCTTCTGTTTTATTAAATGTAAAACTAGAAAATGGTGATTATTTAGTAAAAGGCAAAAAAGTTACTGCATTTGCTAATACAGAAGAAGAAGCTGTACAACTTCAAGACATTGTTCCATTTTTACTTGAAGATGAATTAAAACAAAGAGGTGCTTTATATTCTAAAGTAGAGGATTGGAATTCATATTCAATAACTGATGGAAAACTAATCACAGGACAAAATCCAGCTTCTTCACAAGCTGTTGCAAAAGAACTTCTTAAACTTCTTTCATAA
- a CDS encoding CNNM domain-containing protein gives MLILIYFLLAVGVSFLCSILEAVLLSITPSHIKLVKKENKKLGKEMLKQKNNIDFSIAAILTLNTFAHTLGAAGVGAEAAKVFGEDYMFYISAILTLLILIFSEIIPKTLGAYYWKSLSGFSTRSIKFLIFITYPLLIILNKITHYITPTNKEVITKEEILATANIAEESGILKESESSVIENLLQLNNIKVRDIFTPRNVLFSVQKNDLIKSFKDPSILDLEKFKEYSRVPIYNNGIDDIIGIVISKEYFHEYIKNKIKNKEKIIKPVFSVNENVPISKLIDLFLLKKVHMFIVVDNYEQTKGVVTLEDAVETLLGVEIVDELDTNIDMREVARTKMREIRRIKNNQI, from the coding sequence ATGTTAATACTTATTTACTTTTTATTAGCCGTAGGCGTCTCCTTTTTATGTTCTATTTTAGAAGCAGTTCTTCTGTCTATTACACCTTCACATATAAAGCTTGTAAAAAAAGAAAACAAAAAACTTGGCAAAGAAATGCTAAAACAGAAAAATAATATTGATTTTTCTATTGCTGCTATTTTAACACTTAATACTTTCGCTCATACATTAGGTGCAGCAGGAGTTGGGGCGGAAGCTGCCAAAGTATTTGGTGAAGACTACATGTTTTATATCTCTGCTATTCTTACTTTATTAATTTTAATTTTTTCTGAGATTATTCCTAAAACTTTAGGTGCGTATTATTGGAAAAGTTTATCTGGTTTCTCTACTAGAAGTATTAAATTTTTAATTTTTATTACTTATCCTTTACTTATTATTTTAAATAAAATTACACATTATATAACGCCAACGAATAAAGAAGTTATTACAAAAGAAGAGATTCTTGCAACTGCAAATATTGCAGAAGAAAGTGGTATCTTAAAAGAGAGTGAAAGCAGTGTAATTGAAAATCTTTTACAGTTAAATAATATTAAAGTAAGAGATATATTTACTCCAAGAAATGTACTTTTTTCAGTACAAAAAAATGATTTAATCAAAAGTTTCAAAGACCCTAGTATCTTGGATTTAGAAAAATTCAAAGAATATTCTAGAGTTCCTATTTATAATAATGGAATTGATGATATTATTGGTATAGTTATTTCTAAAGAGTATTTTCACGAATATATTAAAAATAAAATTAAAAATAAAGAAAAAATCATTAAACCTGTTTTTAGTGTAAATGAAAATGTGCCTATATCTAAATTAATCGATCTCTTTTTATTAAAAAAAGTACATATGTTTATTGTTGTAGATAATTATGAACAAACAAAAGGAGTTGTAACTCTAGAAGATGCTGTTGAAACACTTTTAGGTGTTGAAATTGTTGATGAACTTGATACAAATATTGATATGAGAGAAGTTGCTAGAACTAAAATGAGAGAAATAAGACGAATTAAAAACAATCAAATTTAA